The Terriglobales bacterium sequence GACGGCGGAGGCCGCGGAACTGGCTGCGTTTTGTGAAACTGCTGCGACGGCGCGCGGGAAATAAACCGTAAACGTGGTCCCTTGACCGGGGACGCTGTCTACCGCGATGTAGCTGCCGGTCTGCTTCACCACGCCATACACGATGGCCAGCCCCAACCCTGTGCCCTCACCGGCGGACTTGGTGGTAAAGAACGGCTCGAAGATGTGCGCCTTCACTTCCTCGCTCATTCCCACCCCGGTATCGGAAACGGCCAGGCTGACGTAGCTGCCCGGGCGCGAGCCGGGATTCTCGCTCACGAAGGCGTCATCCAGTACGGCATTTCCGGTGCGGATGGTGATGCTGCCGCCCTCCGGCATGGCGTCGCGCGCATTGATCACCAGGTTCATGATCATTTGTTCGATCTGGCTGGGATCGGCGCGCGTCGTGTCCAGGTCATTGGCCAGTTCGAACGCTGCCTGATGCGCACCGCTCAGCAGCGATCGAATCATGTTGTCCATGCCGGAAACGATCTTGTTCAGGTCAACGCGATGGTCCGGGTCGGGTGGCTGCTTGCGGGTAAACGACAGCAGCTGCCGCGTCAGCGTCGCCGCCCGCTGTGCCGCGCTGTCGATCTCCTCTACTTTGTCGCGCAGCGCGTCGCCGGCCGGAATGTAGTCCAGCAGCAGCTCGCTGTATCCCCGGATCACCGTCAGCAGGTTATTGAAATCGTGCGCCACCCCGCCCGCCATGTGACCGACCGTGACCATCTTCTGCTGTTGTTCCAGCGCGGCTTGGGCGGCGCGCACCTGCTGCTCCGCGTTGCTTGTATGCTTGTCCGCGTACAGCGCCCGGTCGGCCCGGGCCAACAACTCGTTGGCAGTGTCGCCATCCCGGCTCTCGGCCCAGCCCGCCGCGAAAGTAATGTCGATCTTTGTGCCCAGGTGCTCGATGTACAGGTCGCGCAGGTGCATCAATGCCTTGGGAACGTTTTCCGCCGAACACTCCGGCAACACGACCATGAATTCGTCCCCGCCCATTCGCACTGGCAGGTCGGAGGAACGGAAGCCGCGCTTCAGGTGACGCGCGAACTCCTGCAGCGCGGCATCTCCGGCGGCGTGTCCGTGCTGGTCATTGATCGACTTGAAGCCGTTCAGGTCCAGCATCAGCACGGTCAAGGGATAGCCCTGGCGCGCGGCGCGGGCAATTTCGATCGGCAGGTGTTCGGTGGCGAAGCGCCGGTTATAGAGTTCGGTGAGCGGATCGGCGATCGCCAGCTTTTCGAAAGCCTCGGCCCGCGTCTCCAGCGCCGCCATCTCCGCCAACTGCGCTGCCAGCTGCACCCGCAGCCGCTTAATCAGGACTTGCTGATACACCACGAATACGCTGAATACCACCACCAGCCCCAGCAGTCCGCGCGCTGCCAGGTCCAGTTGCACCCAGTAAAAGGAATTTTCCTCGTGCAGTACGCCCGGGAAGCTCAGCGAAAGGATTCCGAACGTGAGCAGCAGCATCACCAGCACTGCGCCGCCCCACAGCC is a genomic window containing:
- a CDS encoding diguanylate cyclase, with the protein product MNQQVQREQGRTLTGVQSDSAAVSLDDIRLRLRRLESQDWWLWGGAVLVMLLLTFGILSLSFPGVLHEENSFYWVQLDLAARGLLGLVVVFSVFVVYQQVLIKRLRVQLAAQLAEMAALETRAEAFEKLAIADPLTELYNRRFATEHLPIEIARAARQGYPLTVLMLDLNGFKSINDQHGHAAGDAALQEFARHLKRGFRSSDLPVRMGGDEFMVVLPECSAENVPKALMHLRDLYIEHLGTKIDITFAAGWAESRDGDTANELLARADRALYADKHTSNAEQQVRAAQAALEQQQKMVTVGHMAGGVAHDFNNLLTVIRGYSELLLDYIPAGDALRDKVEEIDSAAQRAATLTRQLLSFTRKQPPDPDHRVDLNKIVSGMDNMIRSLLSGAHQAAFELANDLDTTRADPSQIEQMIMNLVINARDAMPEGGSITIRTGNAVLDDAFVSENPGSRPGSYVSLAVSDTGVGMSEEVKAHIFEPFFTTKSAGEGTGLGLAIVYGVVKQTGSYIAVDSVPGQGTTFTVYFPRAVAAVSQNAASSAASAVR